CACTTGTTCACGGCACAGGGTCAGAAGTATAACATAGCAACTATAGTTAACGACAAGTTCGAGTTGGATGTGAATAGTTACGAACAGCAAGGACGGATACATCTCAGCATGTTCTTCGCCCTGACTTATGGGTTTGGTTTTGCTACGATTGCATCAACTCTTACTCACGTCGCCTGTTTCTACGGAAGGtatgtttaattttattaatctttTTCGTCCATTTGCTGCATCGGTTCATGCAATACGTTCTTAAGAACGGATTAACTGTGCTATGCAGGGAAATATACGCAAGATTTCGTGCTTCCTATAAGCAAAAAGAGGATATTCACACGAGGCTTATGAAGAGATACCAAGATATACCTTCGTGGTGGTTTTATGTGTTATTGGCAGGGACAATTGGAACATCTTTAATTCTTTGTATCTTTCTGAAAGACCAAGTTCAGATACCATGGTGGGGTCTCCTCTTTGCTTGTGTCTTGGCCTTTGTTTTCACGCTTCCGATTAGCATAATCACAGCCACAACCAATCAGGTAACTTGAAACTAAATTATGAGGCCTTCTTTTAGATACTAGCTAGAACATAGAGTTGTGCTACTGTGAGCGCAGATAGAAACAGAAAAAGAATCCTGATACTATAAAATCCAAGTGTTTTTATCGTTCTAGTTAAATTCATGTTGAAACTATATGTTTTATTTGCAGACGCCTGGTTTGAATATCATCACGGAGTACATCATGGGTATCATATATCCCGGAAGACCAATTGCTAACGTCTGCTTCAAAACCTATGGCTACATGAGCATGCAACAAGCTGTGTCTTTCCTCAGCGATTTCAAGCTCGGTCACTACATGAAGATCCCTCCAAGATCGATGTTCATCGTTCAGGTAAGTTTAAGTGTTCATTCAAAAAGATACGATTTTATCATTTGAGGATAATTATTTACTAACATTTTTGTAATGGCTCCACCAGTTCATAGGAACAATCGTTGCTGGCTCAGTCAACATAAGCGTTGCTTGGTGGCTACTTACCTCGATAAAGAACATATGCCACGACGATCTACTTCCACCGGGCAGTCCATGGACATGCCCTAGTGATCGTGTTTTCTTCGATGCATCAGTCATATGGGGTTTAGTAGGTCCAAAACGAATCTTTGGCAGACTCGGAGACTACAGTTCTATGAACTGGTTCTTTGTTGGAGGCGCGATAGGACCAATAATAGTTTGGCTCTTCCACAAGGCGTTCCCAAATAAGTCTTGGATTCCGCTCGTTAACTTACCAGTCCTTCTAGGAGCGACAGCTTATAtgccaccagcaacaccactgAATTACAATTCATGGATCATTGTCGGCACCATTTTCAACTTCTTTATCTTCCGGTACCGTAAAAAGTGGTGGCAGAGGTATAATTATATCTTTTCCGCGGCTATGGACGCTGGGGTTGCTTTCATGGCGGTGTTGCTGTACTTTTCACTGGGAATAGAAAACATAGGATTAAACTGGTGGGGCGCCGAAGGCGAACACTGCCCGCTGGCGACATGCCCGACAGCTAAAGGCATATCAGTTGATGGCTGCCCAGTTCACTAAATTGTAACCATCATTGTACTTCACTAGAATTTTACACTATTTTGCTCCAAGAATGAATCTTCTTCCACGTTTCTGTATGTATCCTCAAGGATTAAAATGGCGGTAATCAATGCGTCCATGGCCGATACAAAGAAAACTCTGTATCTACAGTCTCTTTATAGATGTTTAATCTTTTATGTATGGCTGTTGGCACTCATAAAAGTGTATTATGTGGTATGAGTTGTAATATAAAAGTGGatgttaaatatttatatttattatttgaaattcatgaatCCAACTATTTTCATCACATCTTCCTTTACTACAACCTATTTACTAAATAAAACGAAATAATATACTTTTTTAGTTTTTGAGTCTTgatttaactaaaaataaattaatttttataataaataaacctATTGGTAACCCATTTTTGTGGAAATAAAGCTTAAAAGTACTAATTgccaaaaaatatatttagttATAAACCCGAAATTAGAATATCAGATTattaaaaatgtaaaatattaattgaaatCGAATAAATTGGCATAGCCCATATTTTTCTCTAGCTGCATTTATAGCCGTTGGATCTAGTTTTCACGTCATCTGAGGCCTGATATCAATTAGGGTTTTCGCTATCTCCAGTTCTCCATCGTTGCTTCCACACTTTCTCTGCGGGGAAAACAAGTAGGAGGAAACACATGGAAGAAAAAACAAACGGCCTAACGGTCGTTTCTCCTTCCGACTGAAAATGTTGACAATTCGATTTGATGCAATTGAAACTCGCGCGTACCGTCAGCGGTAAGCCCTCTTCGTTTGATCCCCATGTTAAGTTTGCCAAATTGATGGGCGAAACTTGAGTTATTTGAGAATTCGGTttgattttgatatgttttattAGAAATTTTCCTATTATTTGAATTAAGAAATGTTTTGCATATTTTTTGGATAAGCACGAGATTTGATTTGAATATAAGTTATTTAATTGTAGTGTAGAATGCACCAGGTAGTTCAATGTGTTAATAAAACAGTAGCTCACTGGATTCGCTGCTGGTGCTAGAGCGACTCGTAATTTTGACGTTGATTGGAAACTGACGGTCTGGAAAGAAAAATCGTGTGATATAGTAAAAATTGGATAATTTGAACGCCAAGCTTGCATTTTTTGACTTTGAGGTTTTGGGGAGATTGAACTAAGCTACGTATTGTATTAATTATTCCATGTACCTTGATGGTTCATTATATGGTCATGTgttgttattatttttgttgaatgatgtggttattatcataatcaccatTATTTTGTTCAAGAATTGTGGCATGAGTGTAAGTTTAGTGGCAAAATCATTAAGGTTGGTTATATATTGGCATATTGCCTTGGATGCATTCCATGACCAATTTGATTTTTTACCACAAGTGTACAAATTTCACACCTCCTATTAACTCACAAGCGTGTGTGCTTATTATGAATCTTTATGGTGATGTAAAGGGCTTGATAAAAGACCCCAACAACATTAAATGGCTACTTATGGAGGTGATGTCTGTCACAAAATGTGGTGATGTTCGAGCATAAATTAATGTACTATTAGAATTTGTCCGTAAAGATTTGTTCCTTGAGACTTGTCAGACCTAATAAAGTTTCAGGTCGTGCTCTTAAATCCATATAACAAAATGTATGCAGATGTGCATTTTCCACGTTACACTTGTTTGCCAGTCTTTACTTCGTCCTTTTTCTTTTTGACATGCATGGAGTCATTTTTAAGGCCTTTATGTGGATTCAAGAGGTTATATTGACTTCACTTTATTTATAGGATTTCCGTTCTCATAAGACCTGTTACATGGAGTTAGATGAATCTCCACAGATGCACCCTCCTCCGCCTGGGAGTTTCATTGATCGTGAAGAACTCATTCAACATGTTGGGGAATTTGCCATCTCTCAGGGATATGTGGTCACCATTAAACAGTCCAAAAAAGAGAAAGTTGTTGTCCTTGGTTGCGACAGAGGAGGTGTCTACCGAGATAGGCGTAAGCTCATTGATGAGGCCACTGGTGAACATGTGCGCAAGAGGAAATCAGGCTCTCGACTTACAAATTGTCCTTTTGAACTTGTGGGTAAGAAAGAGGATGGCTTATGGGTTCTCATTGTGAAGAATGGTTCACATAATCATGAACCAATGAAGAACATATCAGAACATCCATCTGCTCGTCGTTTTAATGAGAAAGAAGTGGTGCAAATTAAAGAGATGACTGAATCAGGTCTAAAACCACGCCAAATACTAAAAAGACTTCGACAAACCAATCCCGAGCTTCTATCAACACCAAAGCATATTTATAATGTTAAAGCTAAGCTCCGGCAAGGGAATCTTACGGGTAgagtttctttaatttatatttgggGTGTCTTGAACATTTAATGTTCTGTACCATCACTTTTATGTTGTGTTGGCCAGTACAATTTATCTTGAGTTGGTTACTTTGTTGGAGTACAACTGTACAATTGCGTTTAAGGTTTTTTATGGGCATCTCATGTATCCGTAGTTGTTTTTGACCTCcaaatttttctttgaaaaaagtTAATGGAATGCCTTcaatttctatttttaaaaagtGAGAATTTTAAGAAGAGATCATCATGGCGGGAGACGTGGCCTCCTTGAGATATGGGGACAGAAATGAAAAACTTTGACCAAGTTTTCTGTCCCAGCACCATATCAGATGAAGGTGGACTAGGAAAAAAATCAACCCTACATGGATATTTAAAAAAAGAACCTACCTACTCAGATGACCAAGTAATCAAGCTCCCATTTAATAAACCCGAGACATAAACAATAAAGAACATATTCTTGCGTCAAACTTTGGAATAGTAAGAATATAGTGAAGGGAGAAAGTTGAGCATATTACAAGTAGTCCTTCAAATCAAATCGCAATAAAATGAAATGAaagatggtttttttttttggcaataTCACATAGGATTATGATATATAAGCTTTGATTTCTGATTTCTGTTTTCCTGGACTATCAGTACTTAACTGTCATCTGATTTAAGACTTGAGGGGCTTATGGTAATATGTCGCTGGGGTTGATTTTCTTGCGCTCCATAAGCTGATCATGTTGAGCTGCTAAATACCTTCTTCATGTTTTGTGCTGCAGTGAGAAGATTGAAGACACTTAAAACTCCCACGGGCACTCAGGGAAATTCTGAACCTTCCACATCTTCTGAACCATCATGGAGGAAACGGCATCCTTTGGTAATTTCACATAGTTCAACTCGGAAATTATATTAGAGTTTTTTTTCCGTCTCCAAGTTAAAGgagttttttcttttatttttactaTAATACATTAATACTATTGGAGGTTTGTTTGAAGAAAATAGTTCCTTTTTGAAGCTTTGAGGAATTATTTATACTAGTTTCTGGTAAAATTTGTTGAATTTCATTTGCATTGTCTATTTCTTAACAATCATGATTGCTCAGTGAAAGAAAATGTGTTACCACCTTGTTTGGATTCTCTCACGTAAATGAGCACCGAGAGAtgtatttatgaacaatatgcTAAGCTATCATTTGGATTCTTGTGTGTCATGATTGATTATCATGTATTTAGTCACCATTTGGTGCAGTTAATAAGGAAAGGATAGTCTTCAAAGCCTTCTTCATCTAGTTTTTGTCTCAATTTATGAGAAACCTTAGGCCATTAagaaagttttatttttttattttttatttttgataggaaacattaattttatataataattagttCGTGTTACATAAGAAGCGGATGAGTAATCCGCGAACTAAAAGAAACTAATACACTTTCGTCAAGACATTACAAAATTCCAATCCCTAACAATATCTGATATCGAGAAATGACTGAACTCTTTGATCTTTGTTATCGATGACGCAACTCTGAATTTGATGATCTCCCAAACTTCATTGACAGTGGCGGACGAGTCGTTGAAAATTCTGTTATTTCTCTCGAGCCAGATTGaccaaaaaatgaaatgaatgaTCACATACCAGAATTTCTTTACTCTTATCCCCGATGAAATACCAGGCTTAATAATGAACATATCTCGTGCCCTGTGCGGAAATACCCAACAACATCTGATCTCTTGCAACACCATAGTCCATAATCCTCGTGAAAAAGAGCAGTGTAGCAGCAAATGATCCTGAGTCTCCTTGTGGTCCTGACATAACGTACACCATTGCGGACTTAAAGCACAAGTTGGCCATCTTCTTTGCACCGAGTCTGATGTGGGAAGTTTTCCCAAAGCCACAATCCACGAGAAAATTTGAACCTTTTGTGGGATAGGGACTTTCCATATATGATCACGACAAGGGAAGACAGGAAAAATATGAACTGGAAAGAAAGACTCGTAAAAAGATCTGACCGAGAACAAGCCCGTAGAATCCCCCAACCAAACCCTGAAATCCTATGTACCCACCTGTAACCTAACCGTATGTAAAGCACCCGCAAGAGTAGCAAATTCCCCTAGCTCGAAATCCGTAACATGTCTCCTAAAACGCACGTCCCATTGATAAGTTTGACTGTCTCCTACATTGACAACCTCTAAGAAGCTACGAATAGGTTTATTAATCTCTGTACAAATCCTAAACAAATAAGGAAAACGGTCTTTGAAAGAAGGACCCACTCCCCCCCAAACATCCTCCCAGAACCGAATAAAATTACCCTTTCTCAAAACCGTTCCACTCAGAAGATGAATTGCCGGGAAGGAGCGAGAAATATTTTTCCAAGGGCTTCTGAATGTCGCATTCCTGGCCAAACCCAAGTCCCACCCATTATCTTGAAGACCGTAAATGCTTTTTATATCATTTTTCCACGACGTCTCCTTTTCCTTTGCACCTCTCCACCACCATTTTCCTAATAACGCTCTTTTTCTCAATCCGATATTTCCCAAACCCAAGCCTCCCCTGTCCTTTGGTTTACAAACCTGCTCCCATCCAACAACATGGCAATGCCTATCCCCGTCCATTCCATCCCATAAGAAATCACGCATtagtttttccatttttttggCCACCTTAATTGGCACTCTAAACAAAGACATGTAGTAGGAAGGCATTGCGCATAATACTGACTTTATCAGAGTTAGGCGACCCCCTCTTGATAAGAACGCCTTCTTCCAACTTGATAGTTTTTTTGACATCTTGGATATGACCGGTTCCCAAAACTCGAAATTCATAGGCTTACCTCCCAACGGTACCCCGAGATACTTAATCTGCCAATCATCTTTTTTACATCCAATCGCTTGCGCCAAACCAACCACTTCAtcatcctcgaaattaatcCCCAAAATAACACTTTTGTCAAAATTGATCTTCAAACCCGACTTAAATCCGAATAATTTGATTATTTCCACTAGTGCCATCACGTGCctctttgtttgtaccaaaaACAACGTGTCATCCGCAAATTGAATATGCGAAATTTCTAAATTTCCTTTTCCCACCACTAATCCTCTCACTTCATCCAAATCCTTAGACTTCTCAACCAACCTCCCCGACACATCAACAACTAAATTAAATAGAAAGGGGGATAATGGATCCCCTTGTCGAATTCCTCTTTCCGCTCTAAATTTTCCCCTCGGCTTGCCGTTGATAAAAATCGAGAATGATACGTTAGACACACACCCTCTTATCCACTTCCTCCATCTATCTCCAAACCCTTTCTTCTGTAACTCATAATCAAGAAATCTCCAGTCGACGTTGTCATACGCCTTTTCCAAATCTACTTTAAGTACCCAacccttctttttcttcttgcaGTACTCCTCAACCACTTCATTGGCAACGAGGCAACAATCCATAATTTGTCTCCCTTTGATAAAAGCGCACCGATTCTCGACAATTGTACCGCTCAAAACTTTCCTCATTCTGTTTGT
This sequence is a window from Primulina tabacum isolate GXHZ01 chromosome 17, ASM2559414v2, whole genome shotgun sequence. Protein-coding genes within it:
- the LOC142530785 gene encoding oligopeptide transporter 4-like, whose translation is MGTIEADMDHAHLSIAAANNHHNVEIHTSAEDEESPIEEVRLTVPNYDDPTLPVWTFRMWFLGLISCALLSFLNQFFAYRTEPLVITQISVQVAVLPIGHFMAAVLPKTKFRIPGFGSRLFSLNPSPFNMKEHVLISIFANAGSGFGNGSAYAVGIVTIIKAFYGRSISFVAGWLLILTTQVLGYGWAGLLRKYVVDPAHMWWPSTLVQVSLFRALHEKDEERMSRAKFFLIVLICSFSWYVVPGYLFPTLSTISWICWIFSKSVTAQQIGSGMRGLGLGAVTLDWTVVASFLFSPLISPFFSIMNILAGYALIIYVAVPVAYWGFDLYGARKFPIFSSHLFTAQGQKYNIATIVNDKFELDVNSYEQQGRIHLSMFFALTYGFGFATIASTLTHVACFYGREIYARFRASYKQKEDIHTRLMKRYQDIPSWWFYVLLAGTIGTSLILCIFLKDQVQIPWWGLLFACVLAFVFTLPISIITATTNQTPGLNIITEYIMGIIYPGRPIANVCFKTYGYMSMQQAVSFLSDFKLGHYMKIPPRSMFIVQFIGTIVAGSVNISVAWWLLTSIKNICHDDLLPPGSPWTCPSDRVFFDASVIWGLVGPKRIFGRLGDYSSMNWFFVGGAIGPIIVWLFHKAFPNKSWIPLVNLPVLLGATAYMPPATPLNYNSWIIVGTIFNFFIFRYRKKWWQRYNYIFSAAMDAGVAFMAVLLYFSLGIENIGLNWWGAEGEHCPLATCPTAKGISVDGCPVH